The Hypomesus transpacificus isolate Combined female chromosome 3, fHypTra1, whole genome shotgun sequence genome has a window encoding:
- the LOC124487236 gene encoding uncharacterized protein LOC124487236 yields MISAYTADNASVNYGKNNSVYQKLKAENSGIIKANCMAHIVHNCAKHAGDMLNIDIESVVNKIFSHFSVSAKRTEELKAVFAFVEEDYHAVRRHVPTRWLSLWPAVQRLHNSWAAIKSYFLSLGESECPKVLWKLLKSDQDGEGHPIELQAYLAFLNNILKVFHDVVLLLEGQDGTICELYDIMQTLKTKLNQRQIDSFFGMETSAIVQQFPDQKAASIKEDMSNFYQTALNYLEKWYDFNNTNYQKKVACLSLKNSFTFTQLSDAVEALHIGGKLDMDELYEEYCVTLPRQPEIVQRRAPVVEKWSTFLKSTKTPNLTAVASFVFSIPITNASVERVFSLMTAAWTDQRNRCSVELIKSEIQVKTNFEYSCKEFYSYALKQKALLEAASSSKKYKAKKII; encoded by the coding sequence ATGATTTCAGCTTACACTGCAGACAATGCTAGTGTGAACTATGGGAAAAACAACTCGGTTTACCAAAAGTTAAAGGCAGAAAATAGTGGCATCATCAAGGCAAACTGTATGGCCCACATAGTGCACAACTGTGCAAAGCATGCTGGAGACATGCTGAACATTGACATTGAATCTGTAGTCAACAAAATATTCAGCCACTTTTCAGTCTCAGCAAAGCGCACAGAGGAATTAAAAGCAGTGTTCGCCTTTGTGGAGGAAGACTATCATGCTGTACGGCGACATGTACCAACAAGGTGGTTAAGTCTGTGGCCTGCTGTCCAGAGGCTACATAACAGCTGGGCAGCTATCAAGAGCTACTTCTTGTcgctgggagagagtgagtgcccAAAAGTACTGTGGAAGCTCTTAAAATCAGATCAGGATGGTGAGGGGCATCCCATTGAGCTGCAGGCCTACCTGGCTTTCCTCAACAACATACTCAAGGTGTTCCATGACGTTGTGCTGCTGTTGGAGGGACAGGATGGGACCATCTGTGAGCTCTATGACATCATGCAGACCCTCAAGACCAAGCTCAATCAGCGACAGATCGATTCCTTCTTTGGAATGGAGACCAGTGCGATTGTCCAACAGTTTCCGGACCAAAAGGCAGCATCAATCAAAGAGGATATGTCCAACTTCTACCAGACAGCACTCAACTACCTGGAAAAATGGTATGACTTCAACAACACCAACTATCAGAAGAAAGTTGCCTGCTTGTCACTGAAGAACAGCTTTACATTCACCCAGCTCAGTGATGCCGTGGAGGCCCTACATATAGGGGGGAAACTGGACATGGACGAACTCTACGAGGAGTACTGTGTGACTCTGCCACGCCAGCCGGAAATTGTGCAGAGAAGAGCTCCTGTTGTGGAGAAGTGGTCGACCTTTCTCAAAAGCACGAAGACACCAAACCTGACTGCAGTTGCCTCCTTTGTCTTCAGCATCCCAATAACCAACGCATCTGTAGAGAGAGTGTTTTCCCtgatgactgcagcctggaccgaCCAGAGGAACCGTTGCTCTGTGGAGCTCATCAAGAGTGAAATTCAAGTCAAGACCAACTTTGAATACAGTTGTAAGGAATTCTACAGTTATGCACTTAAGCAGAAAGCCTTATTAGAAGCTGCAAGCTCAAGCAAGAAGTATAAAGCCAAGAAGATCATCTAA
- the zgc:163014 gene encoding rab9 effector protein with kelch motifs — translation MGRINFFVLWSLREAPRQFISKSNRRCHQVQIPLPLPQQLVVFGLGEWRSNETIILVDVMVSQDVKPQRIGTLTSQTRCLIWEGGWNPELVTEAADMNRRGVYGKIILSVCGEDKANDSTLLGTSKHSTSDLQSIADVSQTLFKDSGSIQISPNSSELEDSVCYAELKANKPEYHDSTLLRKPTIRKPTVWPTDKTPCRTVIGKRGRFPWSSEDLGGLQEDTGQASIPKKRKVSRTSSEEMTVNIKKCRAAVHPSERWCHTLCQTDAETAVVIGGESSEQTHCKDSLWKLEMDNDFWFPMNPSACGTVPPCARGHSASYDPGSRSVFVYGGLREGQRFSDLYILDTLTWKWRLVTARGNVPMLAYHSAAFYKKELYVFGGVHPSHGPGGRVCSNALYIYNPEFELWYQPIVEGDRPLPRFGHSTILLSNNLIIFGGRKTATFLNDLHFLDLGFMEYTAVKSGNMPPLPRGFHAALPVSDNRMLVSGGCSSIGALQDIHVFNVETSMWSSLTSAVLCSKPRAGHSLLPLGGSGLTDAKKWKQGAYGSLRCTLLVFGGSDCAGNFYNDTVKCTLEIPVGESQVLRL, via the exons ATGGGTCGAATAAACTTCTTCGTGTTATGGTCTTTACGTGAGGCGCCCCGTCAGTTCATCTC CAAATCCAACCGCAGGTGCCATCAGGTCCAAATACCATTGCCACTTCCCCAACAACTGGTCGTGTTTGGTCTTGGAGAATGGAGATCAAACGAGACCATCATCTTGGTGGACGTTATGGTCAGCCAGGATGTCAAACCACAGAGGATTGGAACTCTGACGTCTCAGACAAG ATGTCTCatttgggagggagggtggaatcCTGAACTAGTCACAGAAGCAGCCGATATGAACAGGAGAGGAGTCTATGGAAAGATTATTCTCAGTGTCTGTGGGGAG GATAAAGCCAATGACAGTACTTTACTTGGGACATCGAAGCATTCCACCTCTGACCTGCAGAGTATTGCTGATGTCTCCCAGACTCTGTTCAAAGACAGTGGCAGTATACAG ATTAGTCCCAACTCCTCAGAGTTGGAAGACAGTGTTTGCTATGCTGAGCTGAAAGCTAACAAGCCAGAATACCATGACTCCACCCTACTTAGAAAACCCACCATCAGGAAACCCACTGTCTGGCCTACA GACAAGACCCCGTGTAGGACTGTGATTGGGAAGAGAGGTCGATTTCCATGGAGTTCAGAAGATCTTGGTGGTCTTCAGGAAGACACTGGCCAAGCATCCATCCCCAAGAAGAGGAAGGTGTCCAGAACGAGCAGCGAGGAGATGACTGTGAATATAAAGAAGTGCAGAGCAGCAG TTCATCCATCAGAGCGCTGGTGCCACACCTTGTGTCAGACTGATGCAGAAACGGCTGTTGTCATCGGAGGGGAGTCTTCAGAACAGACCCACTGCAAGGACTCCCTATGGAAACTGGAAATGG ACAACGACTTCTGGTTCCCAATGAACCCATCTGCCTGTGGCACTGTGCCCCCCTGTGCCCGTGGGCATTCTGCCTCCTATGATCCAGGGTCCAGGTCTGTGTTCGTGTACGGGGGTCTGAGGGAGGGGCAGCGCTTCAGCGACCTCTACATCCTGGACACGCTGACCTGGAAGTGGAGGCTTGTCACT GCAAGAGGCAACGTTCCAATGTTGGCATATCACTCTGCAGCTTTTTACAAGAAGGAGCTGTATGTATTTGGAGGAGTTCACCCCAGTCACGGGCCTGGTGGCAGGGTCTGCAGTAACGCATTGTACATCTACAACCCAGAATTTGAGCTGTGGTACCAACCCATAGTAGAGGGAGATCGACCACTGCCCAGGTTTGG ACACTCGACTATCTTGTTGTCAAACAACTTGATCATCTTTGGTGGCAGAAAGACTGCCACCTTCCTAAATGACCTCCACTTTTTGGATCTTG GTTTCATGGAGTACACAGCTGTGAAATCTGGGAACATGCCACCACTGCCTAGAGG ATTCCACGCTGCCCTCCCGGTGTCAGATAACAGAATGCTGGTCAGTGGTGGCTGCAGTTCTATTGGTGCCTTGCAGGACATCCATGTCTTCAACGTAG AGACCAGTATGTGGAGTTCGTTGACgtctgctgtgctctgctccAAGCCTCGCGCCGGGCACAGCCTGCTTCCCCTGGGGGGCTCCGGGCTCACGGACGCTAAGAAATGGAAGCAGGGAGCATATGGGAGCCTCCGCTGTACACTCTTGGTGTTCGGAGGATCCGACTGCGCCGGAAACTTCTACAACGACACCGTCAAATGTACTCTGGAGATCCCTGTCGGTGAGAGTCAGGTTCTCAGGCTGTGA